The following are encoded in a window of Thermoprotei archaeon genomic DNA:
- a CDS encoding helix-turn-helix domain-containing protein, with product MEKREKLLTTSEVAEVLNVTRHTVAKWIREGRINAIKLPGGRYRIPESEVEKIWKSLKR from the coding sequence AAAAATTGTTGACAACAAGTGAAGTTGCCGAGGTACTTAATGTTACAAGACATACCGTAGCTAAGTGGATTAGGGAGGGAAGAATCAACGCCATCAAACTCCCTGGTGGAAGGTACAGGATACCAGAATCTGAGGTTGAAAAAATATGGAAGTCGTTAAAGCGGTAG
- a CDS encoding RNA-guided endonuclease TnpB family protein — translation MEVVKAVVFKHNADVKPLLETFNQMVNECMAYALKNNISSPMRLERALYDYFKQRYGFATHYCISACRVACGIIRSWRRLVKRGRADSNKPPTFKASAMRLQKELMRFRGDKIVVTIKPYSWIEVPLATGSYQRQFVEGWREGKLKVGEITLLNDRAIVTFKKEVEEKKPNGYASVDINLMSLDILEAKDELKYRKIDLKKLYGVRVHYFEKRRKIQSLSKFKPKTSKMLMEKYSKREKRRVSDILHKVTTAIVREFIENGVSPILEKLKGLSYNATRNRYAKRKNRKVSSLPYKKIQDFIEYKMAWHGYKTHYVSAKNTSKTCPRCGRLSKTNGQVFKCESCGYGADRHFIACVNILRMWGKWFSPKALDELIEREGLSRNT, via the coding sequence ATGGAAGTCGTTAAAGCGGTAGTTTTCAAACATAACGCTGATGTCAAGCCCCTGCTTGAGACTTTCAATCAAATGGTTAATGAATGCATGGCTTATGCCTTAAAGAACAATATCAGCTCTCCAATGAGGCTTGAGAGGGCGTTGTATGATTATTTCAAGCAAAGATATGGATTCGCCACCCATTATTGTATATCAGCTTGTAGAGTAGCATGTGGAATAATACGTTCTTGGAGGAGGCTTGTGAAGAGGGGAAGAGCCGACTCCAATAAACCTCCAACTTTTAAAGCCTCAGCCATGAGGCTTCAGAAGGAGCTTATGCGTTTCAGAGGAGATAAAATAGTCGTTACAATAAAGCCTTACAGCTGGATCGAAGTTCCGCTGGCCACAGGCTCTTACCAAAGACAATTTGTTGAGGGATGGAGAGAGGGAAAGTTAAAGGTTGGGGAAATCACGTTACTCAACGATAGAGCGATTGTAACCTTCAAGAAAGAGGTTGAAGAGAAAAAGCCTAATGGCTACGCTTCAGTAGACATCAACCTAATGAGCTTAGATATACTTGAAGCAAAGGATGAGCTAAAATATCGGAAAATCGACCTTAAGAAACTGTACGGCGTAAGGGTTCATTATTTTGAGAAACGTAGAAAAATCCAGTCTCTATCTAAATTCAAGCCCAAGACTTCAAAGATGCTTATGGAGAAATATTCTAAGCGTGAGAAAAGAAGGGTCAGCGACATCCTTCATAAAGTAACCACGGCAATCGTTAGAGAATTCATTGAAAACGGCGTTAGCCCGATCCTTGAGAAACTAAAAGGGTTAAGCTACAACGCAACGAGGAATAGATACGCTAAACGTAAGAATAGAAAAGTCTCCTCCCTACCTTACAAGAAAATCCAAGACTTCATTGAGTACAAAATGGCGTGGCATGGCTACAAAACACACTATGTTTCAGCTAAGAACACGAGCAAGACCTGTCCAAGATGCGGGCGTTTGTCCAAGACAAATGGGCAGGTCTTTAAATGTGAAAGTTGCGGATATGGGGCGGACAGACATTTTATAGCTTGTGTGAACATACTCAGGATGTGGGGAAAATGGTTCTCCCCGAAAGCTCTCGATGAACTAATAGAGAGGGAAGGGTTAAGTAGGAATACATAG
- a CDS encoding right-handed parallel beta-helix repeat-containing protein yields the protein MSGWGIVASKVTGWSIYYEGSNESVYRFNLSREVSGLEMILYINAIDDPRSFNDDWMEFKLVGEPFEIATVHGNYIVEPIIGLTKVGYNNDNEKSVGGLHVIYYALPKKNFVSYINITLHALYSNPRLDISRSYIREWDFVENVIQQSVWATGWYQYNVTQDYIGRVSLVSFGASFGDRPSESGLVWYFSRMISPPKLLWNPDVYVEVGYAGGINIVPESFIGTGNYTCKINAGIGIGNELNEAVSSGFSKTVYKVRKGNYPTLVTDNMASGEIDILLEILEETAKSPAGKALFKLLDYAFFVLDLVDIISSLGFDETVSHCKILVFKNVHIDPRKEFYAWFSFYSQIKSVGLSGEIVNFWGKFPFGSSIFDQYNLVSVTDLPNGGMQIGGILFDYHNPDLREKGYITIRSDGTVDPFTAPFTTLDYINYELHDNLNVGIEIRKGNIVLDGKNHTINGRSPIIGSHAVRMINVNNVIIKSLRIENFAIGIYLDSTSNSTIFANQIINTHEGVYLVWSFGNNISNNHIKATGIGIHLRDSAQNMISENKLINCATAISMEKLSYNNSVLKNNIVNCSTGVDVTFPSHNNYVTENNIINCSEQGLSIGGGKNKITKNIIVGGASFGSPIGIYLRRYSYSNNVSRNHVLYFSYAVCLEGTSNNRISINNIMFNVNGFYFKDDAQVSENNTIFENNMMNNTYNFFFGSSVLNILVYHNNFIDGDARKIYFVSGISISWDNGYPSGGNYWGKYNGKDEKSGVNQNIAGSDGISDTPYIIDEQNMDRYPLMEPYGELLSITYNYKLPKNASIQLTSNSIVLNFTHDLVNQKISFNVYWRNGTQGFVNINIPKTIFNSNPEVLLDGKLIPFNKSENIDYINIYFTYKHSKHDITIYFQQKTSTSAKNWENYIYIIVIGAAILALALLILKKKNKPKR from the coding sequence ATGAGTGGATGGGGAATTGTAGCTTCTAAAGTGACTGGATGGAGTATTTACTATGAAGGAAGTAATGAATCTGTCTATCGTTTTAACCTCAGTAGAGAAGTTTCAGGTTTAGAGATGATACTCTACATCAATGCTATTGATGATCCCAGAAGTTTTAATGACGATTGGATGGAGTTTAAACTTGTAGGGGAACCGTTTGAGATAGCTACAGTTCATGGAAATTACATTGTTGAGCCAATAATCGGGCTGACGAAAGTGGGTTATAATAATGACAATGAGAAGAGTGTTGGGGGTCTTCATGTGATTTATTATGCTTTACCAAAAAAGAATTTTGTCTCTTATATAAACATTACTTTGCATGCTCTTTATAGTAATCCGCGCTTGGATATTTCTCGTTCCTATATACGTGAATGGGATTTTGTGGAGAATGTTATTCAACAGAGTGTTTGGGCGACAGGTTGGTATCAGTATAATGTTACGCAAGATTATATAGGGCGTGTTTCTCTTGTATCCTTTGGTGCTTCGTTCGGAGATCGGCCAAGTGAGTCCGGTTTGGTTTGGTATTTTAGTAGAATGATAAGCCCGCCAAAACTTCTGTGGAATCCTGATGTATACGTTGAAGTTGGATATGCGGGTGGGATAAACATAGTTCCAGAAAGTTTTATTGGTACGGGAAATTATACATGTAAAATTAATGCAGGAATTGGGATTGGTAATGAACTAAACGAAGCGGTTAGTTCAGGGTTTAGTAAAACAGTTTATAAGGTGAGGAAGGGCAACTATCCAACGCTTGTAACAGACAACATGGCAAGTGGAGAGATTGATATATTGCTCGAGATTCTTGAAGAAACGGCTAAATCACCAGCAGGAAAAGCGCTCTTTAAATTATTAGATTATGCATTTTTTGTTCTTGATCTTGTAGACATAATATCGAGTCTTGGTTTTGATGAAACTGTTTCGCATTGTAAAATCCTAGTTTTTAAAAATGTGCACATTGATCCACGGAAGGAATTTTATGCGTGGTTCAGCTTTTACAGTCAAATAAAATCTGTAGGGCTTAGTGGTGAGATAGTGAATTTCTGGGGAAAATTTCCGTTCGGTTCCTCAATATTTGATCAGTATAACCTTGTTAGTGTAACTGACTTACCTAATGGTGGAATGCAAATAGGGGGTATTCTTTTTGATTATCATAATCCAGACTTAAGAGAAAAAGGCTATATTACAATAAGATCTGATGGCACAGTAGATCCATTCACAGCCCCATTCACAACACTTGACTACATTAATTATGAACTTCATGACAACTTAAATGTAGGAATTGAAATAAGAAAAGGGAATATTGTTTTAGACGGAAAAAACCACACGATTAACGGACGTAGTCCGATAATAGGAAGCCATGCCGTAAGAATGATAAACGTAAATAATGTCATTATAAAATCTCTAAGAATAGAGAATTTTGCTATAGGCATATATCTTGATTCTACCTCAAATAGTACTATTTTTGCGAATCAAATTATCAACACTCATGAAGGCGTATACCTTGTTTGGTCCTTTGGAAACAACATCTCAAACAATCACATAAAAGCTACTGGTATAGGCATACATTTAAGGGACTCCGCTCAAAACATGATCTCAGAAAATAAATTAATAAACTGTGCAACAGCAATATCTATGGAAAAGCTTTCATATAACAACAGCGTTTTAAAAAACAACATCGTGAATTGTAGCACAGGCGTTGATGTAACCTTTCCATCACATAATAATTATGTAACAGAAAATAATATTATTAACTGTAGTGAGCAAGGACTTAGTATAGGTGGAGGAAAAAACAAGATTACTAAAAACATTATAGTTGGGGGAGCTTCTTTTGGTAGTCCAATAGGCATTTATCTTAGAAGATATTCTTATAGTAACAATGTTTCAAGAAATCATGTATTATACTTTAGCTATGCAGTATGTCTTGAAGGAACATCTAATAACAGAATTTCAATCAACAACATTATGTTTAATGTTAATGGTTTTTATTTTAAAGACGATGCTCAAGTATCAGAAAATAACACCATATTTGAGAATAACATGATGAACAATACATATAATTTCTTCTTTGGATCATCGGTCCTAAACATTCTTGTTTACCATAATAATTTCATTGATGGAGATGCCAGAAAAATATATTTTGTATCTGGAATATCAATCTCATGGGATAATGGTTACCCTTCTGGAGGAAATTATTGGGGAAAATATAACGGAAAAGATGAAAAAAGCGGAGTGAATCAAAATATTGCAGGGAGTGATGGTATAAGCGACACGCCATATATTATCGACGAGCAAAACATGGATAGGTATCCTTTAATGGAACCTTACGGTGAACTCCTATCAATAACCTATAATTATAAACTTCCAAAAAACGCTTCGATACAATTAACCTCCAATTCTATAGTTCTAAACTTTACCCATGATCTAGTAAACCAGAAAATATCCTTTAACGTCTATTGGAGAAACGGAACACAGGGATTTGTTAACATCAATATACCTAAAACCATTTTTAACAGTAACCCAGAAGTATTACTTGATGGAAAACTCATACCATTTAATAAAAGTGAGAACATAGACTATATAAATATCTATTTTACATACAAGCACTCAAAACACGATATAACAATTTACTTTCAACAAAAAACTTCAACATCAGCTAAAAACTGGGAAAACTATATTTATATCATTGTCATTGGAGCAGCAATACTGGCTCTTGCCCTTCTAATACTTAAAAAGAAAAATAAGCCAAAACGATAA
- a CDS encoding S8 family serine peptidase, which produces MKQLKLFEITTIIMIIILVLQYYSTPAYAFSNGNIVNTSLKSVEKLAGSFVGENPNPRFQGKYYATVTVDANGLKYVISKVDEHSNLYYLGNNLYTLKVLASKDTLEELSTYTSVKSVFVKPFIDLPKDRSIELQKEIGVDMFRVRDLLGVNKVVSEYGITGKGIKVAVVDTGIDYANPDIKDSLTYVTLPNNGREPLIYDPDESQVLIMKSYNATPVLPTANKNFTVLEPAPVNITAEYNYVINPGWSRSGIVKFGMTDLYMLGDIINIGILMVDPVTPGQYTRVYVDFNNNGNFTDDPYYDYNGDRVTVYNDYPYTIGTLGGFFFDFWRYFSYPGKVMPGWDLDGEYLSIFYDFYGHGTSVAGVLASRGKVAYYIPGYGYRTLPGIAPNATIIGIKGLWTGDVEIGMLWAAGFDLRIGPKVKKAPGIYDYNVTFVYTGQKRANIISNSWGISAQWYDRFGFGFDMESMLENGLTIPGFLNSTYPGIIITHAAGNGGPGYGTITSPGAASFVITVGASTLTHIYALFGWNPSGSYDEVISWSARAPSPVGEIKPDVVNVGAYGWAIAPLIAGGYGIFGGTSMATPVTAGVVALMLEASNKTLSPSDAKTILQSTAKDLGIEPFIQTSGRVDAYMAVKASRRMIRPETGQSIAIISSTVTAKNLETRLHDAWSEQWSNDLDQWFIGIPAVLEYEIGGKVYLPSHVPSFMSMQSSSMFLGTIDPGTQTQFSFTIKNLGSANLQMVNTTALTYTAFSKSIISGVLNTASRPVTYIPLTPSWFSNVDMARFILSYSFSKFDPMYSYSWNYRISLFVFEWYDANHDGIIQPRELYLLNANFVRGTTAEVTLSNVLSKLHSPSSLILLRPAITKSSPSLPDISVAFTLTLIKYKKTPDTWVTTSSPSASIAPYSNATVTGTLTVPVVASSGVREGLISVTLNTTYGLFQRIVPYSYLVVGKPGVVSGLPTVVSGPPTLGTTPYDLGATYGDFDWSWRAESGDWRVFAVKVSDPNAFALKVKLEWSQYNSSYNVYVLGPNGEFAGWYGGDGIGYPFYISSGRYFMYNTFNLTSNEKPLTRRIVTYPSFRYEWYVPKTPAIFTIYIHQTLHGGLIPIEPFLLEVSVLTTSQRLPSSITVPVGNWTSLNTSVNLPFHANATLLAAGFYGNNTVLRFKTSTTPENKTAVLPLGLLPPGEIFTSSYGLQVKTTESTSEKAIVYIYGTTKDNAIVLRFMSRYYVFDGFFVFQDWATINGL; this is translated from the coding sequence ATAATGATTATAATATTAGTATTACAGTATTACTCAACACCAGCATATGCTTTTTCTAATGGTAACATTGTTAATACCTCATTAAAAAGTGTTGAGAAGCTAGCTGGAAGTTTTGTAGGAGAGAACCCAAATCCACGATTTCAAGGAAAATATTACGCGACGGTAACCGTTGATGCTAATGGATTAAAATACGTTATTAGCAAAGTTGATGAACATTCAAACCTATACTATCTTGGTAACAATCTTTATACCCTTAAAGTATTAGCATCTAAAGATACATTAGAAGAACTATCAACATATACCTCAGTTAAAAGTGTTTTCGTGAAACCATTCATAGATTTACCAAAAGATAGAAGCATTGAACTACAAAAAGAGATAGGCGTCGATATGTTTAGAGTCAGGGATCTACTTGGTGTAAATAAAGTGGTTAGCGAATATGGTATTACTGGTAAAGGTATCAAAGTTGCAGTTGTCGATACCGGAATAGATTATGCAAATCCCGACATAAAAGATTCACTTACCTATGTTACTTTACCTAATAATGGAAGAGAACCCCTGATATATGATCCTGACGAAAGCCAGGTATTAATAATGAAGTCTTACAACGCTACACCAGTCTTGCCTACAGCCAATAAGAATTTTACAGTCCTTGAACCGGCACCAGTTAACATAACCGCAGAATATAATTATGTAATTAATCCTGGATGGTCAAGGAGTGGTATAGTAAAATTTGGTATGACTGATTTATACATGCTAGGTGATATAATTAACATTGGAATATTGATGGTTGATCCAGTGACTCCGGGTCAATATACTAGGGTCTATGTAGATTTTAATAATAACGGCAACTTTACTGATGACCCATATTACGATTATAATGGTGATAGAGTGACCGTTTACAACGACTATCCTTATACTATAGGCACTCTTGGAGGTTTCTTCTTTGATTTCTGGCGTTACTTCTCGTACCCAGGTAAGGTTATGCCAGGATGGGATTTAGATGGAGAATACTTATCGATATTCTATGATTTCTATGGTCACGGAACTAGCGTCGCAGGCGTGTTAGCGTCTAGAGGCAAGGTAGCATATTATATACCAGGTTACGGTTATCGAACATTACCCGGCATAGCACCTAATGCCACAATAATAGGTATTAAAGGATTATGGACCGGCGATGTAGAGATCGGAATGTTGTGGGCAGCAGGGTTTGATCTAAGAATAGGACCAAAAGTTAAGAAAGCCCCAGGAATTTATGACTACAATGTAACGTTCGTATATACTGGACAGAAAAGAGCTAACATAATAAGTAATAGCTGGGGTATTTCCGCTCAGTGGTATGATCGCTTTGGCTTTGGATTCGATATGGAGAGCATGCTTGAGAATGGTCTGACAATTCCAGGATTTTTAAACTCAACATATCCAGGTATAATTATAACTCATGCAGCCGGTAATGGAGGACCCGGATATGGTACGATCACATCACCGGGTGCCGCCTCATTTGTAATAACAGTGGGAGCCTCAACACTTACCCATATATATGCACTTTTTGGTTGGAACCCGTCCGGAAGTTATGATGAAGTAATTTCATGGAGCGCAAGGGCTCCCTCTCCAGTAGGTGAAATAAAGCCAGATGTAGTAAACGTTGGTGCCTATGGTTGGGCTATCGCACCTCTAATAGCTGGTGGTTATGGTATATTCGGTGGCACAAGTATGGCAACTCCTGTTACGGCAGGTGTGGTAGCACTAATGTTAGAGGCTTCGAATAAAACACTTTCACCGTCAGATGCTAAAACAATATTACAAAGCACTGCAAAAGATTTAGGCATTGAACCCTTTATACAAACATCAGGACGCGTTGATGCATACATGGCAGTAAAGGCATCTAGACGCATGATACGCCCAGAAACAGGACAATCAATAGCAATTATAAGCTCTACCGTGACAGCCAAAAACCTAGAAACAAGACTACACGATGCATGGTCAGAGCAGTGGAGTAACGACTTAGATCAGTGGTTTATAGGAATACCTGCAGTACTAGAATATGAGATAGGAGGAAAAGTATACTTACCATCACACGTACCATCATTTATGTCCATGCAGTCCTCTAGCATGTTTCTAGGAACCATTGATCCAGGAACACAAACACAATTCTCCTTCACAATTAAGAACTTAGGTAGCGCAAACTTACAAATGGTGAATACAACAGCATTAACTTACACAGCGTTCAGTAAAAGTATTATTTCAGGCGTTCTTAATACAGCATCTAGACCGGTAACATATATTCCATTGACCCCGTCTTGGTTCTCTAATGTTGATATGGCACGCTTTATTTTATCATACAGCTTTTCAAAGTTCGATCCAATGTATAGTTACAGTTGGAATTACAGAATAAGCCTCTTCGTATTTGAATGGTATGATGCAAATCATGATGGCATAATACAACCTAGGGAACTTTATCTGCTTAATGCTAATTTTGTAAGAGGAACAACAGCCGAAGTAACGCTTAGCAACGTACTAAGCAAACTACACAGTCCTAGTTCACTAATATTACTTAGGCCTGCAATAACAAAGAGCAGCCCATCATTACCTGACATTTCTGTCGCTTTCACACTAACGTTAATAAAATATAAGAAGACGCCAGACACATGGGTTACAACATCATCACCATCAGCTAGCATTGCCCCATATTCGAATGCGACGGTCACGGGAACTCTTACTGTTCCAGTGGTTGCTTCTTCAGGTGTTAGGGAGGGATTAATATCAGTTACATTAAACACGACCTATGGCTTATTCCAACGCATTGTTCCATACTCATACTTAGTTGTGGGTAAACCTGGTGTAGTTTCAGGTCTGCCTACCGTAGTTTCAGGTCCGCCTACCCTTGGCACTACACCCTATGATCTTGGAGCAACGTACGGCGACTTTGATTGGAGTTGGAGAGCAGAATCAGGCGACTGGAGAGTTTTTGCAGTAAAGGTTAGCGATCCTAATGCTTTTGCGTTGAAAGTAAAGCTTGAGTGGTCTCAGTACAATTCATCATACAATGTTTATGTACTAGGTCCAAATGGTGAATTTGCAGGTTGGTATGGAGGAGATGGTATAGGATATCCATTCTACATCAGCTCTGGTAGATACTTTATGTACAATACGTTCAACCTCACTTCAAACGAAAAACCCCTCACAAGAAGGATCGTAACGTATCCATCTTTCAGGTATGAGTGGTATGTTCCTAAAACACCAGCTATATTTACAATATACATACACCAAACATTACATGGCGGTCTTATACCCATTGAACCATTCTTATTAGAGGTAAGTGTTCTGACCACATCACAACGATTACCATCATCCATCACCGTACCAGTAGGGAATTGGACATCCTTAAATACTTCAGTGAATTTACCATTCCATGCGAATGCAACATTATTAGCTGCAGGCTTCTATGGTAATAATACAGTATTACGTTTCAAGACATCAACCACACCAGAAAACAAAACAGCTGTACTTCCATTAGGTTTATTACCACCAGGAGAAATATTCACATCATCATATGGGTTACAAGTAAAAACCACAGAGTCAACAAGTGAAAAGGCAATAGTATACATTTATGGAACAACAAAAGATAATGCAATAGTATTACGATTCATGTCAAGATACTATGTATTCGATGGCTTTTTCGTGTTTCAAGATTGGGCAACAATAAATGGACTTTAA